In the Staphylococcus condimenti genome, one interval contains:
- a CDS encoding FeoA family protein encodes MVHAANAEKGLTYKITGINFENTMLAHRLSALGFTIGSKIKVRQKFFMKGPCTLEMDGQCIGIRHCDACKIMLEQADA; translated from the coding sequence ATGGTTCACGCAGCTAACGCCGAAAAAGGCTTAACATATAAAATTACAGGTATTAACTTTGAAAACACAATGCTTGCACACCGACTTAGCGCACTTGGTTTTACAATCGGAAGCAAAATTAAAGTTCGTCAAAAATTTTTTATGAAAGGTCCATGTACTTTAGAGATGGATGGACAATGTATTGGTATTCGTCATTGCGATGCTTGCAAAATAATGTTGGAGCAAGCTGATGCATAA